The Apibacter raozihei DNA segment TCATCGGAAGAAACATTTTTTTACTGTCCGGTAATTCTATGAATCCGTATTTTAAATAAAAATCTTTGGCTTTATCATGCAAAGGATCTACAATAACAGCAAAAGAACCTATTTCCAGAGACAGTTGCCAGCTTCTTTTAAGAGCATCTACAAGCAATAATTTACCTAATCCTCCGGATTGATACCTTTTATCTATTGCTAACCGTCCTAACAAAGTTGTGGGTAAAGTAGCATAAGAGGATGGAATTTTTTTTCTAACTAAATCAGGAACTAAATTTAATGGTATTCCATTATTAGAAAGAGTATAATATCCTTTCACTAAATTAATTTGTTCATCATTAAGGACAAAGCAAACCGATAGTTTTCTTTTTACGTCCTGTCCTGCCTGTTTATGCAAATAATTATCCAACATAGCCTCTCCACAACAAAATTCTTTTTTATTATGATAAGAAGCTAAAAGTTCCGTTTTAAATTTATTCTGAGAGAGACTCATATTCCCGGGCAGCGTTTAATAAGGCCTTATTAGGAGAGGTTTGTTTCATCAGAGCATCAAAAAAAATATCACTATCTGCCTGTGAGGCTATTATTTTCTCATTTTCTTCTATAATTTTCTCTGCTTTTTCCTTTACCGTAAGGATAACAAAATCGGTTAAGCTCCTGTATCCCCCCAACAATGCAGCCTTTTCAAAAAGTTCTTTCTGTCTTTTAGGTAAACGGGCATCAAAACGGGTTTGTTGTTCTTCCCTATCAGTAGTAGATCTTCCCGTTCTCCCTTGCAAAGGGACTGACTTTTTACCTTTTACAGGTTTTTCTTTCTTTGAAACTGACATACTAATTTTTTACAAATGTACGAATAATATCCGTACAAATATTTTTATTAAAAGATATATTTACTTTTACTATATCTGCTTTTCGTTTTCCATCTCATTAAGCATATAATCACATAAAGTAAAAACAAATTTTTTCAACTTTTCTATTGAAATTTCTTTTGTATTAAGAGTTAATTTTTTATTAAAAAAATCTTTAAAAATAAATGAACTAATTTCTCCTTTAGATTCACATGCTTTTAAATGATAATGAGATATTGAATTTCTTAAATGTCGGGCTACATTTTTTACAGAGTAATCTTCTTTAGCTATTTTAATAATATCTTCTTTAGCTATACCCCAATCTTTTCTTTCAATAGAATTTGTTGGTAATTTGTCGTACCAATGTTGCTGAGGAATAATAAGAAGTCCTACCAAACAATTCATAAAAAGAGTAATTTCATATTTTTCGTTACCCAAATTAAGTGAATTATACTGTTCCAGTATTTTTCTTGTTCTGGTTATAAAATCAAATTCTTGTTGTTTATAATAACTCATATCATAATTAATTTACTCACATCTCCCCATATTCTTTTATTTTTTCTTTGCAGATGCGTTCGGTGATGGTGCGGAGAAGTTCTACTTTGGGTAACAATATATCAATATCCTGTTGGGTTACAAGAAAATCAGGGTTATAACGAGCTTCTACATAAGCATTTTTCAGCAGATTAAACAAGCGTTTTTCTTCTTCGGTGTTTCGGGGAAAAACTTTTACCAATTCTTCGGAATGCTTTTTAACAGATGAGGAAAGTTTGGATAAATTGTGTTGTTTATTACTCCGAAGGGTAAAAACCAAACGAATAGCATAATAAAAATTTTCTGCTGCCTGATGAAGTTGAAAAGAAGCCATAACATATTTATTTCTTCCGTAGGCGAATTTTGTTTGTTCTAAAAATTCAATTGCTCTATCAAATTTTTCATTAAAATATTCCTGCGCCTGTTGTTGTATTTCTTTAAAATTGAGTTTGCGGCGTCGGGTAAGTTTTAGTTTTCCGCTATCGTACAATATAATTCCTTCCTGCTTTAGCTGGGTATAAAAATACCGTCCTTCTTCTAACTGTCGGTTCAGGGTTTTTATATCCTCCGTTATAAATTGTACGGGTGTTTGTGTTTCGGGATCTTTATAATACAAATCGTCTATATTATCCAAAACAGTTTCGGCTTTGCGGTTGGCAATTCCCTGGGTTACCACCAAAATATCGTAATCACTCATAAAAGAGGTAGGCACGCCAAATTCTACCCGCTCATCATATTCCACATATTTACCGGTGGCATAGCTTCCGTACAGAATAACCAACTCTGCCTGTGGCAGGCGTTTATTGATTTCCCGTACCAGAAAAATAAGATCTTCCTGCTTGCGTTTTGGTAAATAGGCTATAGATTTTTTCATGGAATATGCGGTTTCTGAATACAAAGATATAAAGATAAATTTTCATATTCTTTTGTCTTGAAACAAAAGAAACAAAAATTCAAGAAAAATAAGAACTCGCCTATCGGCTCAAACAATTATTTTTCAATGAAACGGTTACTTTTTTTAATTTGATGGTAAAATAAAAACTTTGCTTTTTTTTATGTTTTAATCTATAATTTTGAATTTGTCTCAGACTTCTAAAATAAGTCCTTCTATTTAGCTATTCTTTTGTCTTAAAACAAAAGAAAAAAAATCAAGAAAAATAAAAACTCGCCTGTCAGCTCAAACAGTTATTTTTCAAAGAAACGGATACTTTTTTTAATTTGATGGTAAAATAAAAAACTTTGCTTATTTTATGGTTTAATCTATAATTT contains these protein-coding regions:
- a CDS encoding GNAT family N-acetyltransferase; the encoded protein is MSLSQNKFKTELLASYHNKKEFCCGEAMLDNYLHKQAGQDVKRKLSVCFVLNDEQINLVKGYYTLSNNGIPLNLVPDLVRKKIPSSYATLPTTLLGRLAIDKRYQSGGLGKLLLVDALKRSWQLSLEIGSFAVIVDPLHDKAKDFYLKYGFIELPDSKKMFLPMNTIKQLFS
- a CDS encoding type II toxin-antitoxin system TacA family antitoxin, whose amino-acid sequence is MSVSKKEKPVKGKKSVPLQGRTGRSTTDREEQQTRFDARLPKRQKELFEKAALLGGYRSLTDFVILTVKEKAEKIIEENEKIIASQADSDIFFDALMKQTSPNKALLNAAREYESLSE
- a CDS encoding HEPN family nuclease, with amino-acid sequence MSYYKQQEFDFITRTRKILEQYNSLNLGNEKYEITLFMNCLVGLLIIPQQHWYDKLPTNSIERKDWGIAKEDIIKIAKEDYSVKNVARHLRNSISHYHLKACESKGEISSFIFKDFFNKKLTLNTKEISIEKLKKFVFTLCDYMLNEMENEKQI
- a CDS encoding HEPN domain-containing protein; the encoded protein is MKKSIAYLPKRKQEDLIFLVREINKRLPQAELVILYGSYATGKYVEYDERVEFGVPTSFMSDYDILVVTQGIANRKAETVLDNIDDLYYKDPETQTPVQFITEDIKTLNRQLEEGRYFYTQLKQEGIILYDSGKLKLTRRRKLNFKEIQQQAQEYFNEKFDRAIEFLEQTKFAYGRNKYVMASFQLHQAAENFYYAIRLVFTLRSNKQHNLSKLSSSVKKHSEELVKVFPRNTEEEKRLFNLLKNAYVEARYNPDFLVTQQDIDILLPKVELLRTITERICKEKIKEYGEM